The proteins below are encoded in one region of Malaclemys terrapin pileata isolate rMalTer1 chromosome 20, rMalTer1.hap1, whole genome shotgun sequence:
- the LOC128826760 gene encoding leucine-rich repeat and fibronectin type III domain-containing protein 1-like protein produces the protein MERLLLYALALCLGPSHAQLCPPRCTCQNLSPSLAVLCARAGLLFVPGLLDRRTAELRLTDNFIAAVRRRDFANMTRLVHLTLSRNAIRQLVPFAFADLRGLRALHLDGNRLPAIGAQQLRGLPNLRHLILGNNQLQAVAPGAFDDFAGTLEDLDLSYNNLARLPWETIRRLSNVNSLSLDHNLIAHVPQGVFANLHKLARLDMTSNRLKKIPPDPLFLRLPVYAKSKGSPLSSLVLSFGGNPLHCNCELLWLRRLAREDDLETCASPPELLGKYFWSVPEEEFVCQLPVITHHTGRLVVTEGQAATLRCRGAGDPEPAVHWLSPEGKLVANGSRTLAYENGSLEILVAAVQDAGAFTCVASNAAGEATASAELQVSPLPQLADGTRPPAPGPSDILTSAKAGVNGSAAPRDGGVLASELSASSVLIRWVPPRPGPGVRMYQIQYNSSSDETLVYRMIPPPSRAFLVKDLAAGRAYDLCVLAVYDDGATALTATRPLGCVRFSTQPGSPQCRSLHAHFLGGTMIIIIGGIIVASVLLFIIILMIRYKAHDGNKKAQVSNVCSQTNGGQPPTSRAQDGADDRARELNGVAPSKDCEKGLATRGQEAGAGETPSPRRRKWSRTSLDLQSKCPVPGRAEEQGNGHAPPEAAPPTGERRRASEWTDVKI, from the exons ATGGAGCGCCTGCTGCTCTACGCCTTGgccctctgcctgggcccctcccatgcccagctgtgccccccccgcTGCACGTGCCAGAACCTGTCCCCCTCGCTGGCCGTCCTGTGCGCCCGCGCCGGGCTGCTCTTCGTGCCTGGGCTCCTCGACCGGCGCACGGCCGAGCTGCGGCTGACGGACAACTTCATCGCGGCCGTGCGGCGCCGGGACTTCGCCAACATGACGCGCCTGGTGCACCTGACCCTCTCCCGCAACGCCATCCGCCAGCTGGTGCCCTTCGCCTTTGCCGACCTGCGCGGCCTGCGGGCCCTCCACCTGGACGGCAACCGCCTGCCGGCCATCGGGGCCCAGCAGCTCCGGGGCCTGCCCAACCTGCGCCACCTTATCCTGGGTAACAACCAGCTGCAGGCCGTGGCGCCCGGCGCCTTCGACGACTTCGCCGGCACCCTGGAGGACCTGGACCTGTCCTACAACAACCTGGCCCGGCTGCCCTGGGAGACCATCCGTCGCCTTAGCAACGTCAACTCCCTCAGCCTGGACCACAACCTCATCGCCCACGTGCCCCAAGGCGTCTTCGCCAACCTGCACAAACTGGCCCGGCTGGACATGACCTCCAACCGGCTGAAGAAGATCCCCCCGGACCCGCTTTTCCTCCGCCTGCCCGTCTATGCCAAGTCGAAGGGCTCGCCCCTCTCCTCCCTGGTGCTCAGCTTCGGGGGTAACCCCTTGCACTGCAACTGCGAGCTTCTCTGGCTCCGGCGCCTAGCGCGCGAGGACGACCTGGAGACCTGCGCCTCGCCGCCCGAGCTCCTGGGCAAGTACTTCTGGAGCGTCCCCGAGGAGGAGTTTGTCTGCCAGCTGCCCGTCATCACCCACCACACGGGCCGGCTGGTGGTGACGGAGGGCCAGGCGGCCACCTTGCGCTGCCGCGGGGCGGGCGACCCCGAGCCGGCGGTGCACTGGCTCTCTCCGGAGGGGAAGCTGGTGGCCAACGGCTCCCGGACGCTGGCCTACGAGAACGGCAGCCTGGAGATCCTGGTGGCCGCCGTCCAGGACGCCGGCGCCTTCACCTGTGTGGCTTCCAACGCTGCCGGCGAGGCCACCGCCTCCGCGGAGCTGCAGGTcagccccttgccccagctcGCCGACGgcacccgccccccagcacccggGCCCTCCGATATCCTCACCTCGGCCAAGGCGGGCGTCAACGGGAGCGCCGCTCCGCGAGATGGGGGGGTCCTGGCCTCCGAGCTCTCGGCGTCCTCCGTCCTCATTCGCTGGGTCCCGCCGCGGCCCGGGCCCGGTGTCCGCATGTACCAAATCCAGTACAACAGCTCCTCCGACGAGACCCTGGTGTACAG gatGATCCCCCCGCCCAGCAGGGCCTTCCTGGTGAAGGACCTGGCGGCGGGGCGGGCCTACGACCTGTGCGTGCTGGCCGTCTACGACGACGGGGCGACGGCGCTGACGGCCACCCGCCCCCTGGGCTGCGTCCGCTTCAGCacccagcccggctcccctcaGTGCCGCTCCCTGCACGCCCACTTCCTGGGCGGCACCATGATCATCATCATCGGCGGGATCATCGTCGCCTCCGTCCTGCTCTTCATCATCATCCTCATGATTCGCTACAAGGCCCACGACGGGAACAAGAAGGCCCAGGTCAGCAACGTCTGTTCCCAGACCAACGGCGGGCAGCCCCCGACCTCCCGGGCGCAGGACGGGGCCGACGACAGGGCCAGGGAACTCAACGGGGTGGCCCCAAGCAAGGACTGCGAGAAGGGGCTGGCCACCCGTGGCCAAGAGGCGGGCGCGGGGGAGACACCCTCTcccaggaggaggaagtggtCAAGGACTAGTCTAGACCTCCAGAGCAAGTGCCCCGTGCCCGGCCGAGCCGAGGAACAAGGTAACGGGCATG CCCCCCCGGAGGCGGCGCCCCCCACGGGTGAGAGGAGACGGGCCAGTGAATGGACCGATGTGAAGATCTGA